The Micromonospora sediminicola genome contains a region encoding:
- a CDS encoding glycosyltransferase family 4 protein: protein MGSDGTTAAAATRGRVVMLVDNGVIGDSRVQKAARSAAAAGWDVVLLGRAPVGQPQSWRLGDAEVRLIPMPEPLARRRHEFRRAWLRHPLAYPPSGVAAHRTQAVKAWRADLAVRRAALTTAARGAGGGRPGGLPWVALRAEEKLSGLTRKWVGFRNRELTRARKGRKLDGPWDRAYTLFWQRLRGDGAWRRLEPGLWDYELAYGPVVDELAPDLIHANDFRMLGVGARAKIRAAAAGRRIALVWDAHEYLPGVQPWRDNARWLPGNVAHEREYVPYADATTTVSGGLADLLRDEHGLTERPAVVLNAPAVDELPTDPEEPVPDIRARCGLGPDTPLLVYSGVAAAKRGLGVLVEALPRLPDAHVALVVNKPASAYVRGLVTRADELGVADRLHVLPYVPHHQVVRFLGGAQVGVIPIQHWPNHEIALITKFFEYSHARLPLVVSDVRTMAETVRETGQGEVFRAEDVADFVRAVTAVLADPARYRAAYDRPGLLAGWTWEAQARVLDDVYSRLLPDAPARPTAPAPTPVEVGA, encoded by the coding sequence ATGGGATCTGACGGCACGACCGCAGCGGCGGCCACCCGGGGACGGGTCGTCATGCTGGTGGACAACGGGGTCATCGGTGACTCCCGGGTGCAGAAGGCGGCGCGCTCCGCCGCCGCGGCCGGCTGGGACGTCGTGCTGCTCGGCCGCGCGCCGGTCGGCCAGCCGCAGAGCTGGCGGCTCGGCGACGCCGAGGTGCGCCTGATCCCCATGCCCGAGCCGTTGGCCCGCCGCCGGCACGAGTTCCGCCGGGCCTGGCTGCGCCACCCGCTGGCCTATCCGCCCAGCGGCGTCGCGGCGCACCGTACCCAGGCGGTCAAGGCCTGGCGGGCGGACCTGGCGGTACGCCGGGCGGCGCTGACCACCGCGGCCCGGGGCGCCGGCGGCGGCCGGCCGGGCGGGCTGCCCTGGGTCGCGCTGCGGGCCGAGGAGAAGCTGTCCGGCCTGACCCGCAAGTGGGTCGGCTTCCGCAACCGCGAGCTGACCCGCGCCCGCAAGGGCCGCAAGCTGGACGGCCCCTGGGACCGGGCGTACACGCTGTTCTGGCAGCGGCTGCGCGGCGACGGCGCGTGGCGCCGGCTGGAGCCGGGCCTGTGGGACTACGAGCTGGCCTACGGTCCGGTCGTCGACGAGCTGGCGCCGGACCTGATCCACGCCAACGACTTCCGGATGCTCGGCGTCGGCGCCCGGGCGAAGATCCGGGCCGCCGCCGCGGGCCGGCGGATCGCGCTGGTGTGGGACGCCCACGAGTACCTGCCCGGCGTGCAGCCGTGGCGCGACAATGCCCGCTGGCTGCCCGGCAACGTGGCGCACGAACGGGAGTACGTGCCGTACGCGGACGCCACCACCACCGTCTCCGGCGGCCTGGCCGACCTGCTGCGCGACGAGCACGGCCTGACCGAGCGCCCGGCGGTCGTGCTCAACGCCCCCGCGGTCGACGAGCTGCCGACCGACCCGGAGGAGCCGGTGCCGGACATCCGGGCCCGGTGCGGTCTCGGACCGGACACGCCGCTGCTGGTCTACAGCGGGGTGGCCGCCGCCAAGCGCGGTCTCGGGGTGCTGGTCGAGGCGCTCCCCCGGCTGCCCGACGCGCACGTCGCCCTGGTGGTCAACAAGCCCGCCTCGGCGTACGTCCGCGGCCTGGTCACCCGCGCCGACGAGCTGGGCGTGGCGGACCGGCTGCACGTGCTGCCGTACGTGCCGCACCACCAGGTGGTCCGGTTCCTCGGCGGAGCGCAGGTCGGGGTCATCCCGATCCAGCACTGGCCGAACCACGAGATCGCGCTGATCACCAAGTTCTTCGAGTATTCACACGCCCGCCTGCCGCTGGTCGTCTCCGACGTGCGCACGATGGCCGAGACTGTCCGGGAGACCGGCCAGGGTGAGGTGTTCCGCGCCGAGGACGTGGCCGACTTCGTCCGGGCGGTGACCGCGGTGCTCGCCGATCCGGCGCGCTACCGTGCCGCGTACGACCGGCCCGGTCTGCTGGCCGGCTGGACCTGGGAGGCGCAGGCGCGCGTGCTCGACGACGTCTACTCCCGGCTGCTGCCCGACGCCCCGGCCCGCCCGACGGCGCCGGCGCCGACCCCGGTGGAGGTGGGCGCGTGA
- a CDS encoding glycosyltransferase family 39 protein → MDVVTTEEPSRPAPAPPTGPATADPARPGLARRLRDAARDAAPALAVFAAIRLVGVLVVYLWARSLDVSPAERLTRADGNWYLGIVQHGYDGYEKTQSNMAFFPLYPGLTAAVERLSPFSPRESALVVAWLAALAAAWGLFAIGRHLHDRRTGVLLAALWAVVPHAVVESMGYSESLFTALAAWTLYALLRRHWVTAGVVCLFAGLTRPTASSLIPVVGLAALLAVVRRRDGWRPWAALLLAPAGWLGYLAWVGNRTGRLDGWFHIQSAGWGTTFDFGVYTVDRGKQVLVQVAALPLLVVTVVALLSIMFFVLSVIDRQPWQLLLYSGLLLVTTLGAAGYYHSKARFLLPAFPLLLPAAVGLARAGWARAVTVLVTLVAFSAYFGGYLLLIWTKSP, encoded by the coding sequence ATGGACGTGGTGACCACCGAGGAACCCAGCCGGCCCGCGCCAGCTCCGCCGACCGGACCGGCCACCGCCGACCCCGCCCGGCCCGGCCTCGCCCGGCGGCTGCGCGACGCCGCCCGGGACGCGGCGCCCGCGCTCGCGGTGTTCGCGGCGATCCGGCTGGTCGGCGTGCTCGTCGTCTACCTGTGGGCGCGCAGCCTGGACGTGTCGCCGGCCGAGCGGCTCACCCGGGCCGACGGCAACTGGTATCTCGGCATCGTCCAGCACGGCTACGACGGGTACGAGAAGACGCAGAGCAACATGGCGTTCTTCCCGCTCTACCCGGGCCTGACCGCGGCCGTGGAGCGGCTCTCCCCGTTCAGCCCGCGCGAGTCGGCCCTGGTCGTGGCGTGGCTGGCCGCGCTGGCCGCCGCCTGGGGCCTGTTCGCGATCGGCCGGCACCTGCACGACCGGCGCACCGGCGTCCTGCTCGCCGCGCTGTGGGCCGTGGTGCCGCACGCCGTGGTGGAGTCGATGGGCTACAGCGAGAGCCTGTTCACCGCCCTGGCCGCCTGGACGCTGTACGCGCTGCTGCGCCGGCACTGGGTCACCGCGGGGGTGGTGTGCCTGTTCGCCGGGCTGACCCGGCCCACCGCCTCGTCCCTGATCCCGGTGGTGGGGCTGGCCGCGCTGCTGGCAGTCGTCCGGCGGCGGGACGGTTGGCGGCCGTGGGCGGCGCTGCTGCTCGCCCCGGCCGGTTGGCTGGGCTACCTGGCCTGGGTGGGCAACCGGACCGGGCGGCTGGACGGCTGGTTCCACATCCAGTCCGCGGGCTGGGGCACCACCTTCGACTTCGGGGTCTACACGGTCGACCGGGGGAAGCAGGTCCTGGTCCAGGTGGCGGCGTTGCCGCTGTTGGTGGTCACCGTCGTGGCGCTGCTGTCGATCATGTTCTTCGTGTTGAGCGTGATCGACCGGCAGCCGTGGCAACTGTTGCTCTACAGCGGCCTGCTTCTGGTCACCACGCTCGGCGCCGCCGGCTACTACCACTCCAAGGCACGGTTCCTGCTCCCGGCGTTCCCGCTGCTGCTGCCCGCCGCCGTGGGCCTGGCCCGGGCCGGATGGGCCCGGGCCGTCACGGTGCTGGTGACCCTGGTCGCCTTCTCCGCCTACTTCGGCGGCTACCTGCTGCTGATCTGGACGAAGTCGCCGTAA
- a CDS encoding glycosyltransferase — translation MIYLAIGFPPAAKSCAYRMRETANQFAAAGWDVTAVTIADEAWEREYGLDHTLSEGVDPHVRVVKLPLFRDDLETDIRSFTEQRALAHKDYLADLRKQNLKVFPEPVFGGWRPALEKALLQIHRERHVDLLVTTCAPYVNLAATWKLWETHRVPYVVDFRDGWSVDVINNGEAFPRESVSGQWEIKLLTDAVAIWNVNEPISRWYRERYPELAHKMRIVRNGYDAASIPTQVRPAPPDRPLTFGYLGALNLPVPLLDAVLQGWRTARAEDPALADARFEVRGHIGAAWARGDNAHAELLRAAAVDGVLVGGSVPKAEVVDLYSRWDAVVLMVTGGRYMTSGKVYEYMATGLPVVSAHEADHDASTVLSTYPLWTGAVGLDPAELASAFRRAAAMARTADATEREQARAEARQYAREEQLIPAVREVTDLVLGAGGPVPPQPSPAGARVLAREGRS, via the coding sequence ATGATCTACCTCGCGATCGGCTTCCCGCCGGCGGCCAAGAGCTGCGCCTACCGCATGCGCGAGACGGCGAACCAGTTCGCCGCCGCGGGCTGGGACGTGACCGCGGTCACCATCGCGGACGAGGCCTGGGAGCGCGAGTACGGCCTCGACCACACGCTCTCCGAGGGGGTCGACCCCCACGTCCGGGTGGTCAAGCTGCCGCTGTTCCGGGACGACCTGGAGACCGACATCCGCTCGTTCACCGAGCAGCGTGCCCTGGCTCACAAGGACTACCTGGCCGACCTGCGCAAGCAGAACCTCAAGGTCTTCCCCGAGCCGGTCTTCGGCGGTTGGCGTCCCGCGCTGGAGAAGGCGCTGCTCCAGATCCACCGGGAGCGGCACGTCGACCTGCTGGTGACCACCTGCGCCCCGTACGTCAACCTGGCCGCGACCTGGAAGCTCTGGGAGACCCACCGGGTGCCCTACGTGGTGGACTTCCGCGACGGCTGGTCCGTCGACGTGATCAACAACGGTGAGGCGTTCCCCCGGGAGTCGGTCTCCGGGCAGTGGGAGATCAAGCTGCTCACCGACGCCGTGGCCATCTGGAACGTGAACGAGCCGATCTCCCGCTGGTACCGGGAGCGCTACCCCGAGCTGGCGCACAAGATGCGGATCGTGCGCAACGGCTACGACGCGGCCAGCATCCCGACCCAGGTGCGCCCCGCCCCGCCGGACCGGCCGCTGACCTTCGGCTACCTCGGCGCGCTGAACCTGCCCGTGCCGCTGCTGGACGCCGTGCTGCAGGGCTGGCGGACGGCACGCGCGGAGGACCCGGCGCTGGCCGACGCCCGCTTCGAGGTGCGGGGCCACATCGGCGCCGCGTGGGCGCGCGGCGACAACGCGCACGCCGAGCTGCTCCGGGCCGCCGCCGTCGACGGCGTGCTGGTCGGCGGCTCGGTGCCCAAGGCCGAGGTGGTCGACCTCTACTCCCGCTGGGACGCGGTGGTGCTGATGGTGACCGGCGGCCGCTACATGACCTCCGGGAAGGTCTACGAGTACATGGCTACCGGCCTGCCGGTGGTCTCCGCCCACGAGGCCGACCACGACGCCTCCACCGTGCTGTCCACGTACCCGCTCTGGACCGGCGCGGTCGGGCTGGACCCGGCCGAGCTGGCGAGCGCGTTCCGGCGGGCCGCCGCGATGGCCCGCACCGCCGACGCGACGGAGCGGGAGCAGGCGCGCGCCGAGGCGCGGCAGTACGCCCGCGAGGAGCAGCTCATCCCCGCCGTCCGGGAGGTCACCGACCTGGTGCTGGGCGCCGGCGGACCGGTCCCCCCGCAGCCCTCCCCCGCCGGCGCACGCGTCCTGGCCCGAGAAGGTAGGTCATGA
- a CDS encoding glycosyltransferase family 1 protein, whose product MIEVLMVMGAVPGRVAVLTDALEQFRARGVTVRVATTFDPVEKIPAATELAEVHLLPTSAELGPKFGRMVKRASPARRPWLRAQRDPWVRRHAKRADVLVALDAQALHTVWQLAQRHRRADAVYGIAPALRAVEKRSADPARYRRPRLTTVGPNPAVLASATRSQTADLAKRVFEISTGKRAMKLGPVRWFWQGAVTAPGLPERHRGTIARRVTGTMLKSGHGASAKRLALAAQGRLKSPTTRGQLLGPIVDAELSQGRVPEHLMTVVRGQLKLADGFLKRRNPGKAAPHVLRAFNLMFHRIVQFDGTTSPLAEDPEKFLAPLHTSEAGQAMATPRGRQSPAAFPPAGRPHRMLFFTGLNDNFLGPILERYEAMPGVEVRRLNLMEESILPVLSNGRTNVALHMLAGTSKRAGEVQEAWGPHLEWADTVFVDWCNLGAAMLTMIDPGTTRVIVRLHSFEAFSWWPHLTDWSRVDDVVFVSEHLRDLALAAVPRLRAPQGPRTHMISNAMELHRYVAPKVDADSRFTLGLVGLSSLAKDPRWALAVLRELRRRDDRYRLKLIGDPLNPELSPAIKAYVRELDAELAELESAGAVVRAGRTDDVPGALTDVGVILSTSLRESFHCALVEGAASGAVPVVRDWPFFAGRPHSARSLFPSDWVVGTPEEAAERILALTASEDVWREAGAAASAHVLSTWDWSVTQKDFDRLLLEPPATTD is encoded by the coding sequence ATGATCGAGGTCCTGATGGTTATGGGCGCCGTCCCCGGACGGGTGGCGGTCCTGACCGACGCGCTCGAGCAGTTCCGCGCCCGGGGCGTCACCGTCCGGGTGGCCACGACCTTCGACCCGGTGGAGAAGATCCCGGCGGCGACCGAGCTGGCCGAGGTGCACCTGCTGCCCACCTCCGCCGAGCTGGGCCCCAAGTTCGGCCGGATGGTCAAGCGGGCGAGCCCGGCCCGCCGCCCCTGGCTGCGGGCACAGCGCGACCCGTGGGTCCGCCGGCACGCCAAGCGGGCGGACGTCCTGGTCGCCCTGGACGCGCAGGCCCTGCACACCGTCTGGCAGCTCGCCCAGCGACACCGGCGGGCCGACGCCGTCTACGGCATCGCCCCGGCGCTGCGGGCGGTGGAGAAGCGGTCGGCCGACCCGGCCCGCTACCGGCGTCCCCGGCTCACCACCGTCGGCCCGAACCCGGCCGTGCTGGCCAGCGCCACCCGCAGCCAGACCGCCGACCTGGCGAAGCGGGTGTTCGAGATCAGCACCGGGAAGCGGGCCATGAAGCTCGGGCCGGTGCGCTGGTTCTGGCAGGGCGCCGTCACGGCGCCCGGCCTGCCGGAACGGCACCGGGGCACGATCGCCCGGCGGGTCACGGGCACCATGCTCAAGTCCGGGCACGGCGCCAGCGCGAAGCGGCTGGCACTGGCGGCCCAGGGTCGCCTGAAGAGCCCGACGACCCGGGGGCAGCTCCTCGGCCCGATCGTCGACGCGGAGCTGAGCCAGGGCAGGGTTCCCGAGCACCTGATGACCGTGGTGCGGGGCCAGCTCAAGCTCGCCGACGGCTTCCTCAAGCGCCGGAACCCGGGCAAGGCCGCGCCCCACGTGCTGCGCGCGTTCAACCTGATGTTCCACCGGATCGTGCAGTTCGACGGCACCACCTCGCCGCTGGCCGAGGATCCGGAGAAGTTCCTCGCGCCGCTGCACACCAGCGAGGCCGGCCAGGCGATGGCGACGCCGCGCGGCCGGCAGAGCCCGGCGGCGTTCCCGCCGGCCGGCCGGCCGCACCGGATGCTCTTCTTCACCGGGCTGAACGACAACTTCCTCGGCCCGATCCTCGAACGCTACGAGGCGATGCCCGGGGTGGAGGTCCGCCGGCTCAACCTGATGGAGGAGTCGATCCTCCCGGTGCTCAGCAACGGCCGCACGAACGTGGCGCTGCACATGCTCGCCGGCACGTCCAAGCGGGCCGGGGAGGTCCAGGAGGCGTGGGGGCCCCACCTCGAGTGGGCGGACACCGTCTTCGTGGACTGGTGCAACCTGGGGGCCGCGATGCTGACGATGATCGACCCGGGCACCACCCGGGTGATCGTCCGCCTGCACAGCTTCGAGGCGTTCAGCTGGTGGCCGCACCTGACCGACTGGTCCCGGGTGGACGACGTGGTCTTCGTCTCCGAGCATCTCCGCGACCTGGCGCTGGCCGCGGTGCCCCGGCTGCGCGCCCCGCAGGGGCCGCGCACGCACATGATCAGCAACGCGATGGAGCTGCACCGGTACGTGGCGCCGAAGGTCGACGCCGACAGCCGGTTCACCCTCGGGCTGGTCGGTCTGAGCTCGCTGGCCAAGGACCCCCGCTGGGCCCTGGCCGTGCTGCGGGAGCTGCGCCGGCGGGACGACCGATACCGCCTCAAGCTGATCGGCGACCCGCTCAACCCGGAGCTCAGCCCGGCGATCAAGGCGTACGTCCGGGAACTCGACGCCGAACTGGCCGAGCTGGAGTCCGCCGGCGCCGTGGTGCGGGCCGGCCGCACCGACGACGTCCCCGGCGCGCTCACCGACGTCGGGGTCATCCTCAGCACCTCGCTGCGGGAGAGCTTCCACTGCGCGCTCGTCGAGGGCGCGGCCAGTGGCGCCGTGCCGGTGGTGCGCGACTGGCCGTTCTTCGCCGGCCGGCCGCACAGCGCCCGGAGCCTCTTCCCCAGCGACTGGGTGGTCGGCACGCCGGAGGAGGCCGCCGAGCGGATCCTGGCCCTCACCGCGTCGGAGGACGTCTGGCGCGAGGCGGGCGCGGCGGCGTCGGCGCACGTGCTGAGCACCTGGGACTGGTCGGTCACGCAGAAGGACTTCGACCGGCTGCTGCTGGAGCCGCCGGCCACCACCGACTGA
- a CDS encoding glycosyltransferase family 4 protein has translation MQAGSKSDARPTRGRVVMLVDNGVHGDSRVQKAARSAADAGWDVVLLGIRNARSETDNWRIGGAEVRLLRVPKPLHRLPRDYRRSLRRPLAYASTTEAAYRVQEIKAWQADLYERRVRARALGGGLPTAVGQVAQLPSRATATALARWVRFRSGETRRLRRSQADPEALFTRLPVRIWQGLLGNRSWRRLDPGLWDFELAFRSALDELKPDIIHANDFRMLGIGARAALRARAAGRNTKLVWDAHEFVGGITGRADNPRWLPAQIAYTAEYAAYPDAVVTVSDTLADLLQETHALPERPAVVLNAPMAPPAEADGDVPDLRALCGVDAATPLLVYSGAVNPSRGCQIMVEALPELPGVHVAFVTMNPNGDNQFSEALRERAVELGVADRVHLLPYVMHWQVVPFLSGADAGVIPIHHKPNHELALITKFLEYSHARLPIVVSDVKTMAQTARATGQGEVFTAEDLADYARAVRAVLGDPERYRAAYDKPGLLEAWTWEAQARILDEVYRSLLGTATAGGARPPSARRAEDDDRAFAGTSG, from the coding sequence ATGCAAGCTGGCTCGAAGAGCGATGCCCGACCGACCCGGGGACGGGTGGTGATGCTGGTCGACAACGGGGTCCACGGCGACTCCCGGGTGCAGAAGGCCGCGCGTTCGGCGGCGGACGCCGGCTGGGACGTCGTCCTTCTCGGCATCCGCAACGCCCGCTCCGAGACGGACAACTGGCGGATCGGCGGCGCCGAGGTGCGACTGCTGCGCGTGCCCAAGCCGCTGCACCGGCTGCCCCGGGACTACCGTCGATCCCTGCGCCGGCCGCTGGCGTACGCGTCGACCACCGAGGCCGCCTACCGGGTCCAGGAGATCAAGGCCTGGCAGGCCGACCTCTACGAGCGCCGGGTCCGCGCCCGGGCCCTCGGCGGCGGGCTGCCCACCGCCGTGGGACAGGTGGCCCAGCTGCCGTCCCGGGCCACCGCTACGGCGCTGGCCCGGTGGGTCCGGTTCCGCAGTGGGGAGACCCGACGCCTGCGCAGGTCCCAGGCCGACCCGGAGGCGCTGTTCACCCGGCTGCCCGTCCGCATCTGGCAGGGCCTGCTGGGCAACCGCTCCTGGCGTCGGCTCGACCCCGGCCTGTGGGACTTCGAGCTGGCCTTCCGGAGCGCGCTCGACGAGCTGAAGCCGGACATCATCCACGCCAACGACTTCCGGATGCTCGGCATCGGCGCCCGGGCGGCGCTGCGGGCGCGGGCCGCCGGCCGGAACACCAAGCTGGTCTGGGACGCCCACGAGTTCGTCGGTGGCATCACCGGCCGGGCCGACAACCCGCGCTGGCTGCCGGCCCAGATCGCCTACACGGCCGAGTACGCGGCCTACCCGGACGCGGTGGTGACGGTCTCCGACACCCTCGCCGACCTGCTCCAGGAGACCCACGCCCTGCCCGAGCGGCCAGCCGTGGTGCTCAACGCGCCGATGGCCCCGCCGGCCGAGGCCGACGGCGACGTGCCCGACCTGCGCGCGCTGTGCGGTGTGGACGCCGCGACGCCGCTGCTCGTCTACTCGGGCGCGGTGAATCCGAGCCGGGGCTGCCAGATCATGGTGGAGGCGCTGCCGGAACTGCCCGGCGTGCACGTCGCGTTCGTGACGATGAACCCGAACGGCGACAACCAGTTCTCCGAGGCGTTGCGGGAGCGGGCCGTCGAGCTGGGTGTCGCGGACCGGGTGCACCTGCTGCCGTACGTCATGCACTGGCAGGTGGTGCCGTTCCTGTCCGGCGCGGACGCCGGGGTCATCCCGATCCACCACAAGCCCAACCACGAGCTGGCGCTGATCACGAAGTTCCTGGAATATTCGCACGCCCGCCTGCCCATCGTGGTCAGCGACGTGAAGACCATGGCGCAGACGGCGCGGGCCACCGGTCAGGGTGAGGTGTTCACCGCGGAGGACCTGGCCGACTACGCCCGGGCCGTGCGGGCCGTGCTCGGCGACCCGGAGCGCTACCGGGCCGCCTACGACAAGCCCGGTCTGCTGGAGGCCTGGACGTGGGAGGCTCAGGCCCGGATCCTCGACGAGGTGTACCGCTCGCTGCTGGGCACGGCCACCGCCGGCGGGGCCCGTCCTCCGTCGGCTCGCCGCGCCGAGGACGACGACCGGGCGTTCGCGGGCACCTCGGGCTGA
- a CDS encoding glycosyltransferase, whose translation MSPAPVRRTVSAVRRRIPRRWRIALRRAAAGARPFQTPSVRELCELPAGTPLLVHAGGVTGDRALAGVVRALARLPEFHLALVRDEAERAATQDLIRGAGKARRRIHEVPRPRTVTAAFLASADVGVFGFEPDAGLALLDTYLAAGLRVVAADSRVVREHLAPHRAGDFFAPGSLPSFTRAVERARQRGDEPPTPEDPPVAPIEAGTPGPWRALGAGPVRLGLGTANYAGQLSALAVALTAARADVGVELVMAKPPATYRYPADRYLNYPGEHRLDVQVEQARRVLGWYTHLIVDAFRPVLGRGNGDDISADLPALRRARIKVALLAHGSEIRHPGAHLERHAESAFRDADEDLRERLTTVAERNRRTAEESGLPFFVTTPDLLDDVPFATWAPLIVDVDDWACDRPVLERARPVVLHAPSKRWTKGTDRLLPRLQELDERRIIELRLVEGLPHHEMRRLVQDCDIVVDQLVMGSYGTFSCEGMAAGKVVVAYVSEGPHRAAGVEPPIANATPSTLVKTIESLLDDRTAAVALAAEGARYVRDHHDGRRTAEAFDAFLR comes from the coding sequence ATGAGCCCCGCGCCGGTGCGGCGGACGGTCTCGGCGGTGCGGCGGCGGATTCCCCGGCGGTGGCGCATCGCGCTCCGCCGGGCCGCCGCCGGCGCCCGGCCCTTCCAGACCCCTTCGGTACGTGAGCTGTGCGAGCTCCCCGCCGGCACACCCCTGCTGGTGCACGCCGGCGGGGTAACCGGCGACCGGGCGTTGGCCGGCGTGGTCCGCGCCCTGGCCCGGCTGCCCGAGTTCCACCTCGCGCTGGTCCGCGACGAGGCGGAGCGGGCGGCCACCCAGGACCTGATCCGCGGGGCCGGCAAGGCCCGGCGGCGGATCCACGAGGTACCGCGCCCGCGTACGGTGACCGCGGCGTTCCTCGCCTCGGCCGACGTGGGCGTGTTCGGGTTCGAGCCGGACGCCGGTCTCGCGCTGCTCGACACCTACCTCGCCGCCGGGCTGCGGGTCGTCGCGGCGGACAGCCGGGTGGTCCGCGAACACCTCGCTCCGCACCGGGCCGGTGACTTCTTCGCGCCCGGCTCGCTGCCCTCCTTCACCAGGGCGGTGGAGCGGGCCCGGCAGCGCGGCGACGAGCCGCCCACGCCGGAGGATCCCCCGGTCGCGCCGATCGAGGCCGGCACCCCGGGCCCCTGGCGGGCGCTCGGCGCCGGACCGGTCCGGTTGGGGCTGGGCACCGCGAACTACGCCGGGCAGCTCTCCGCCCTGGCGGTGGCCCTCACCGCCGCCCGCGCCGACGTCGGCGTCGAGCTGGTGATGGCCAAGCCGCCGGCCACCTACCGCTACCCGGCCGACCGCTACCTGAACTACCCCGGCGAGCACCGGCTCGACGTGCAGGTGGAGCAGGCCCGCCGGGTGCTCGGCTGGTACACGCACCTGATCGTGGACGCGTTCCGCCCGGTGCTCGGCCGGGGCAACGGCGACGACATCTCCGCCGACCTGCCCGCGCTGCGCCGGGCCCGGATCAAGGTCGCGCTGCTGGCGCACGGCAGCGAGATCCGCCACCCGGGCGCGCACCTGGAGCGGCACGCCGAGTCGGCGTTCCGGGACGCGGACGAGGACCTGCGCGAGCGGCTCACCACGGTGGCCGAACGGAACCGGCGCACCGCCGAGGAGAGCGGCCTGCCCTTCTTCGTGACCACCCCCGACCTGCTGGACGACGTGCCGTTCGCCACCTGGGCGCCGCTGATCGTCGACGTGGACGACTGGGCCTGCGACCGCCCGGTGCTGGAGCGCGCCCGGCCGGTGGTGCTGCACGCGCCGTCGAAGCGGTGGACCAAGGGCACCGACCGGCTCCTGCCGCGCTTGCAGGAGCTGGACGAGCGACGGATCATCGAACTGCGCCTGGTGGAGGGTCTGCCGCACCACGAGATGCGCCGCCTGGTGCAGGACTGCGACATCGTGGTCGACCAGCTGGTGATGGGCAGTTACGGCACGTTCTCCTGCGAGGGGATGGCAGCCGGCAAGGTCGTGGTGGCGTACGTCAGCGAGGGCCCGCACCGGGCGGCCGGCGTCGAGCCGCCGATCGCCAACGCCACGCCCAGCACCCTGGTGAAGACGATCGAGTCGCTGCTCGACGACAGAACCGCCGCCGTCGCCCTCGCCGCGGAGGGCGCGCGGTACGTCCGTGACCACCACGACGGGCGACGGACCGCCGAGGCCTTCGACGCCTTCCTCCGCTGA